Proteins encoded in a region of the Bacillus sp. T3 genome:
- a CDS encoding spore germination protein: protein MPAIVGVVQVISIGSSSVFNIGDVYKIMPFSNAKTFSSAGSFNTGDGLYVSNQSSSTNTYDQDLLDQGNNFNV, encoded by the coding sequence ATGCCAGCAATCGTTGGAGTGGTTCAGGTTATCTCAATTGGGAGCAGTTCTGTGTTCAATATTGGGGATGTTTATAAAATTATGCCGTTTTCTAATGCAAAAACGTTTTCCAGCGCTGGCTCATTTAATACTGGTGATGGACTCTATGTAAGCAACCAATCTAGTTCGACGAATACGTATGACCAAGACTTACTTGATCAGGGAAATAACTTTAATGTATAG
- a CDS encoding spore germination protein GerPB, which yields MNFYIQQSIHINFLKVGGISNSSVLQIGSSGVIKPASHLYNTWGFTGPAPQAVKPGGGPSQPTTSSTNASSISKPAVPLSS from the coding sequence ATGAATTTCTATATTCAGCAGTCGATTCATATAAATTTCTTAAAAGTTGGCGGAATCTCCAATTCCTCTGTTCTACAGATTGGTAGCTCGGGAGTCATAAAACCAGCTTCGCATTTATACAATACCTGGGGCTTTACTGGGCCAGCTCCTCAAGCTGTAAAGCCAGGTGGAGGTCCTTCTCAACCCACAACTTCATCTACAAATGCTAGCTCGATCTCAAAGCCAGCAGTACCGTTAAGCTCATAA
- the gerPC gene encoding spore germination protein GerPC — protein MYQDYQYYLQQLLETMQKQEQRIQSLEETVAQLTNELERLKAKPAINVEKIEYKFDQLKVETLEGTLNIGLNPSDLQGIDSLEVNPSGTGAATPSGMPPTGPIDPKGIFRHTMEMEEEVFAQLETELPQLIANAEARVNKKLDENYFDFIKNDIKMQIPARVQHHLKDTPFTGSAVEKEGWKEGIIQKLFKEMENGICTFITNLPGNMKGMKQE, from the coding sequence GTGTATCAGGATTATCAGTACTATCTTCAGCAGCTTCTTGAAACAATGCAAAAACAAGAACAAAGAATTCAAAGCCTTGAAGAAACAGTTGCCCAATTAACGAACGAGTTGGAACGGTTAAAAGCTAAACCTGCAATCAATGTAGAAAAAATAGAATATAAATTTGATCAACTAAAGGTTGAAACATTAGAGGGAACCTTAAACATCGGTTTAAATCCTTCAGATTTACAAGGTATCGATAGCCTGGAGGTGAACCCGTCAGGTACTGGTGCCGCAACTCCTAGCGGAATGCCACCAACTGGTCCTATCGATCCAAAGGGTATTTTCAGACATACAATGGAAATGGAAGAAGAAGTATTCGCACAGCTTGAGACAGAGCTTCCGCAGTTAATCGCCAACGCTGAGGCGAGAGTAAATAAAAAATTAGATGAAAATTATTTTGATTTTATAAAAAATGACATCAAAATGCAGATTCCAGCACGTGTTCAACATCATCTAAAGGATACCCCCTTTACCGGCAGTGCAGTTGAAAAAGAAGGCTGGAAGGAAGGAATTATCCAAAAGTTATTTAAGGAAATGGAAAATGGGATTTGTACATTCATTACCAATCTACCTGGCAATATGAAAGGAATGAAACAGGAATGA
- a CDS encoding spore gernimation protein GerPD — protein sequence MNFHVYNRELCVGNIRVIGISSSSLLMIGDTETIQLASIFDTPAESLIIGPAVPLAP from the coding sequence ATGAACTTTCATGTTTACAACAGAGAATTATGTGTCGGAAATATTCGGGTGATTGGAATTTCCAGCTCGTCGCTGCTTATGATTGGTGACACGGAAACGATTCAGCTCGCATCCATCTTTGATACTCCTGCTGAATCACTGATTATTGGACCTGCAGTTCCATTGGCCCCTTAA
- a CDS encoding spore germination protein GerPE, whose translation MLKRTSVVNSLIVDSLQFSSLIELGDSSCIQGGNRALAVQREREVFFGNEGDYSKYLIFSEQIPIPPITEWIAMEHYHCPGANIKVGNIRILGVSAASIVHVGNSCSVHMESRVKHIRQLESAREKRKAGGEPATDEG comes from the coding sequence ATGTTAAAACGAACCTCTGTTGTTAACTCGCTAATAGTTGATTCACTTCAATTTTCTTCGCTTATTGAGCTTGGGGATTCATCCTGTATTCAGGGTGGGAACCGAGCTTTAGCTGTTCAACGCGAAAGAGAAGTTTTTTTCGGGAATGAGGGGGACTATAGTAAATATTTGATTTTCTCAGAACAGATTCCCATTCCTCCGATTACGGAATGGATAGCGATGGAACACTATCATTGTCCCGGGGCGAACATAAAAGTAGGCAATATTCGGATTCTCGGGGTTTCTGCCGCATCGATTGTCCATGTTGGAAATAGCTGCAGTGTGCATATGGAATCACGCGTAAAGCATATCCGACAGCTTGAGAGCGCTAGAGAGAAGAGGAAAGCTGGTGGCGAACCTGCTACAGATGAGGGTTAA
- a CDS encoding spore germination protein: MPAFVGPVQIVNVSGGVVQFGDTMFISPKNNSKSFSGSGAGNTGGFIITNSGLSGTNVLDSNLVDQPTIGNS, translated from the coding sequence ATGCCTGCATTTGTTGGACCCGTTCAAATTGTCAATGTCAGTGGCGGCGTCGTACAATTTGGTGATACGATGTTTATTTCTCCGAAAAATAATTCAAAAAGTTTCTCTGGTTCAGGTGCCGGAAATACAGGGGGTTTTATTATTACCAATAGTGGGCTGAGTGGAACCAATGTCCTCGATTCTAATTTGGTCGATCAGCCGACAATCGGAAATTCCTAA
- a CDS encoding nucleotidyltransferase family protein, with protein sequence MDIISEMYDSGTSHGSFEFDDNTALADIEYFGIAPQVYFLLKQNGKLLQTPRAFQNSLKEAFDQTLLLNFFIKNQTVQIFSMFELEGIDVIPLKGTYFSETYFGHLGARPTSDIDLLIRETELEHAIACLKELGFSVEADIIPDHFHASFSKELPNSRIPLTVELHWDLIKKNTSAFVVEEFWQEANKFDNYQHVKELSVYHTFYMICLHGWRHNMDSLKYFIDIIQILVLHHDEIDYRTLLNDAKSHKTLKRMIRTLSIIYSQYPFLHKIKPFPYRKSILFWDSRAFRNQEKKSLKTYLDFFDYQLSSYDSPIHSLIEMKEWLHLLNPRKIIKKETT encoded by the coding sequence ATGGATATTATTTCAGAGATGTATGATTCAGGTACCTCGCATGGTAGTTTTGAATTTGACGATAACACTGCTCTAGCAGACATTGAATACTTTGGAATAGCCCCTCAGGTTTATTTTTTATTAAAGCAAAACGGAAAATTGCTACAAACCCCTAGAGCATTCCAAAATTCTCTAAAGGAAGCTTTTGATCAAACCTTGCTTTTAAATTTTTTTATTAAAAATCAAACCGTACAAATTTTTAGCATGTTTGAATTGGAAGGTATCGATGTTATTCCTCTTAAAGGGACCTATTTTTCAGAAACCTATTTTGGCCATCTTGGAGCAAGACCTACTTCAGACATTGATTTACTAATAAGAGAAACAGAACTTGAACATGCAATAGCATGTCTTAAGGAATTGGGTTTCTCTGTTGAAGCGGACATTATCCCTGACCATTTTCATGCTAGCTTTAGTAAGGAACTACCAAACTCACGAATTCCGCTTACTGTGGAGTTGCATTGGGATCTTATTAAGAAAAATACATCAGCGTTTGTGGTTGAGGAGTTTTGGCAAGAGGCTAACAAATTTGATAACTATCAGCATGTAAAAGAGTTATCAGTTTATCATACCTTTTATATGATTTGTCTTCATGGCTGGAGACATAATATGGATTCATTAAAATATTTCATTGATATCATCCAGATCCTAGTATTACACCATGATGAAATTGACTATCGGACTTTACTAAACGATGCAAAATCTCATAAAACGCTTAAAAGAATGATTCGAACACTTTCGATAATATATAGCCAATACCCATTTTTACATAAAATAAAGCCATTTCCATATCGTAAATCAATCCTGTTTTGGGACTCCCGTGCATTTAGAAACCAAGAGAAGAAGTCTTTAAAAACGTATCTCGATTTTTTTGATTATCAACTTTCCAGCTATGATTCCCCAATCCACAGCTTAATCGAAATGAAAGAGTGGCTTCATCTTTTAAATCCTCGAAAAATAATTAAGAAAGAAACCACTTAA
- a CDS encoding ABC transporter ATP-binding protein — MTVGSLLTFTNLAGHLVYPMTGIAGQWAGFQRSVTALERLINLLERPTATKDLPCFTSTISNIKSIEFQAVNFSYDENKEVFADFNFRIPAGKIIAFVGPSGAGKTTLFNLLQGFYKPQSGKIVINGRCTAELSLEALRSAIAFVPQETFLFGGTIRANLLLARPDINEDELITAAIHANIHDFIMSLPDGYDTEIGERGILLSGGQKQRIAIARAILKDAPILLLDEATSALDSETEYKVKEALDRVMRNRTTLVIAHRLSTIQHADLIIVLDEGKIVQQGTHEQLMIVPGLYRNLHDKNFETKQELTVG; from the coding sequence ATGACAGTTGGATCTTTGTTGACTTTTACCAACTTAGCTGGCCACCTTGTATATCCAATGACAGGAATTGCTGGTCAATGGGCCGGCTTTCAAAGGTCTGTTACAGCATTAGAAAGATTGATCAATTTATTAGAGCGACCGACAGCTACAAAAGATTTACCATGCTTCACCTCTACCATTTCCAATATAAAGTCAATTGAATTCCAAGCTGTTAATTTTAGCTACGATGAAAATAAGGAAGTTTTTGCTGATTTTAATTTTAGAATCCCTGCAGGAAAGATAATTGCCTTTGTTGGTCCGAGCGGTGCTGGCAAGACGACTCTATTTAATCTTTTGCAGGGCTTCTACAAACCTCAGTCTGGAAAAATAGTAATCAACGGAAGGTGTACTGCAGAACTTAGCCTTGAGGCTTTGCGAAGTGCCATCGCTTTTGTTCCCCAAGAAACCTTTTTATTTGGAGGAACAATCCGGGCGAATTTATTACTAGCTCGTCCCGATATTAATGAAGATGAGCTGATCACAGCCGCTATCCATGCCAATATCCACGATTTTATCATGTCACTCCCAGATGGCTATGATACTGAAATTGGGGAACGAGGTATTTTATTATCAGGTGGTCAAAAGCAACGCATTGCGATTGCTCGGGCGATTTTAAAGGATGCACCGATTCTATTATTGGATGAGGCTACTTCCGCTTTAGATAGCGAAACAGAGTACAAAGTGAAGGAAGCGCTTGATCGGGTAATGAGAAACAGAACGACGCTCGTGATTGCTCACCGTTTATCGACGATTCAACATGCGGATTTGATCATCGTGTTAGATGAAGGGAAAATTGTCCAACAGGGGACCCATGAGCAGTTAATGATCGTCCCGGGATTATATCGAAATTTACATGATAAAAATTTTGAAACGAAACAAGAGTTAACTGTTGGTTAA
- a CDS encoding signal peptidase I — protein sequence MLLNNETLLLLKKKTESQGYIELPAEGNSMYPFIQNGNICHFDFIEPKHIKKGDIILFHSEVGKLVAHRFHRMEMKNGHLFYILKGDSNLGYDAPVMEQQIIGRMASIQRNNKQIKVTDYGVKLWTSLVLSWPLISGVLRMYLNRKYQN from the coding sequence ATGTTACTGAATAACGAGACACTCTTGCTTCTAAAGAAAAAAACCGAGAGTCAGGGGTACATCGAATTACCAGCTGAGGGTAATAGTATGTATCCGTTCATTCAAAACGGAAACATCTGCCACTTTGATTTTATCGAACCAAAACATATAAAAAAAGGTGACATTATTTTATTTCATTCGGAAGTGGGGAAGCTGGTCGCCCACCGATTTCATCGTATGGAAATGAAAAATGGTCACCTCTTTTATATTCTAAAAGGTGATTCAAACCTTGGCTATGATGCACCGGTAATGGAGCAACAAATCATTGGGAGAATGGCATCCATCCAAAGGAACAATAAACAAATCAAGGTGACAGATTATGGTGTAAAGCTTTGGACAAGTTTGGTTCTTTCCTGGCCGCTGATTTCTGGTGTTTTACGAATGTATCTTAATCGGAAATATCAAAATTAA
- a CDS encoding PqqD family protein: MVQFIQKNNYEATNFDGEWIVLNTDDFTITKLNGTGGFCWNLLQEAQTVESLRGAVREEFGLQADNQEDIDFFLSQLLECGIIRHVTE; encoded by the coding sequence ATGGTTCAGTTTATACAAAAAAACAACTATGAAGCGACGAATTTTGATGGGGAATGGATTGTCTTAAATACAGATGATTTCACGATTACTAAATTAAATGGAACAGGTGGATTTTGTTGGAATCTTCTTCAGGAGGCACAAACGGTAGAATCGTTAAGGGGAGCAGTTAGAGAGGAGTTTGGCTTACAAGCTGATAATCAAGAGGATATTGATTTCTTTCTATCGCAATTACTGGAGTGTGGCATAATTCGGCATGTTACTGAATAA
- a CDS encoding VanZ family protein → MYNILRLVLRLLSLIYMIFIWLQSSYFNPGLIVESSSYTINNSLVLIIGICLELTHLFEFGILYFLLFLAFLSFGEIGKLKNRIAIFISLLYGLIDEIHQIYVPFRSFSLDDLIKDAIGILVIWWIVRKHNFLCQTTRLGLFLKKVEQKAKKDKSGVFLN, encoded by the coding sequence TTGTATAATATTTTACGATTAGTATTAAGATTGCTTTCATTAATTTACATGATTTTTATATGGTTACAGTCTAGCTATTTCAACCCTGGGTTAATTGTTGAATCTTCTTCCTACACAATCAACAATTCGCTAGTATTAATTATCGGGATATGCCTAGAACTAACTCATCTATTTGAATTTGGGATTTTATATTTCCTGTTATTTTTGGCCTTTCTCAGTTTTGGGGAGATAGGAAAATTGAAAAATCGGATTGCGATTTTTATTTCACTCCTATATGGTTTGATAGATGAGATTCATCAAATTTACGTGCCATTTAGGTCTTTCTCGCTAGATGATTTGATTAAGGATGCGATTGGGATTTTAGTGATTTGGTGGATTGTTCGTAAACATAATTTTTTATGTCAAACTACAAGGTTAGGTCTGTTTTTGAAAAAAGTGGAGCAAAAAGCGAAGAAGGATAAATCAGGAGTCTTCCTTAACTAG
- a CDS encoding acyltransferase → MNGRYEELDSLRGLAALSVFLGHIYLIFNSNLYSNLLFEFGPFRFIIAGSEAVTLFFVLSGFVLAIPFFGNKEIHYGTYIVKRICRIYLPYLIAILIAFTTRELFYSGEINRLSNWFNMNWTRTIDINTILKHMFLIGTFTSNFNNVVWSLVHEMRISIIFPILMFLVVRLNLKKSILLSITLSILSVIYSIITKANFFGTELYVSVHYSSIFVFGALLAKYREDLINLFQKISLRIRIIILIIGLTLYLYAHPSFLINMLINDFNPFYRTVIDTWFTSLGSGILIIIAIASKRFSLLLRNKLINFMGKISYSLYLSHLIVLFSTVHFLYGHAPLWIIISMVVLITFILSTILYYIIEKPSIEIGKYLTRSIFTPSKVERSTSLHSKNTMDSQI, encoded by the coding sequence ATGAACGGTCGTTATGAGGAATTAGATTCTTTACGAGGTTTAGCTGCACTTTCAGTTTTTTTAGGACATATATACTTAATATTTAATTCAAATTTGTACTCAAATTTATTATTTGAATTTGGTCCATTCCGATTTATTATTGCAGGAAGTGAGGCAGTTACATTATTTTTTGTACTAAGTGGATTCGTATTGGCGATTCCTTTTTTTGGTAACAAAGAAATTCATTATGGTACATATATTGTAAAGAGAATTTGTAGAATTTATTTACCATATTTAATTGCAATATTGATTGCCTTCACAACGAGAGAATTATTTTATTCGGGAGAGATTAATAGACTTTCAAATTGGTTTAATATGAATTGGACGAGAACTATAGATATAAACACGATACTAAAGCACATGTTTTTAATAGGAACATTTACTAGTAATTTTAATAATGTAGTGTGGTCATTAGTCCATGAAATGAGAATTTCTATAATATTTCCAATCCTTATGTTTTTGGTTGTACGATTGAATTTAAAGAAATCTATTTTATTAAGTATCACATTATCTATTTTAAGTGTTATTTATTCAATTATCACTAAAGCAAATTTCTTTGGTACCGAACTTTATGTAAGTGTTCATTATTCTTCAATTTTTGTTTTCGGAGCCTTATTAGCAAAATATCGAGAAGATTTAATAAATCTTTTTCAAAAGATAAGTCTCAGAATTAGGATTATCATATTGATCATAGGATTAACGTTATATTTATATGCACATCCATCGTTTTTAATAAACATGTTGATTAATGACTTTAATCCGTTCTATAGAACAGTAATTGATACATGGTTCACTTCTTTGGGCTCAGGTATTTTAATCATAATTGCGATAGCATCCAAGCGTTTTTCTTTGTTATTAAGAAATAAGCTAATTAATTTTATGGGTAAAATTTCGTATAGCTTATATCTTTCACATCTAATTGTCCTATTTTCCACTGTTCATTTTCTATATGGGCATGCTCCGTTATGGATAATAATATCTATGGTAGTTCTTATAACCTTTATTTTATCTACCATTTTGTATTATATAATTGAAAAACCATCAATAGAAATAGGGAAATACCTAACCAGATCCATATTTACACCGAGCAAAGTTGAAAGATCCACTTCATTACATAGTAAGAATACTATGGATTCTCAAATTTAA
- a CDS encoding class I SAM-dependent methyltransferase, whose protein sequence is MDFKINVQILDSAKQTVKKNKSNKNLVTRFIVSILYVLWHAIKNAKRALVDKDHRFILLMQLFNYKNVHQTTPLTYMDRYPTIFSACQEYFDGKENLKILSYGCSTGEEVLTLRKYFPNAQIIGADINKRSLEKCRMLPVDEKISFIYSTANEIKKHGKFDAIFCMAVLQRKPNEIDAKGITNLKKIYPFEKFEKQIIELDELVNPQGLLVVHFTQYSFLDTEVASKYNTLGDYNQNDYRAPVFDKNSRLINNPPLQKSIFIKATK, encoded by the coding sequence ATGGATTTTAAAATAAATGTACAAATTCTTGATTCCGCGAAACAGACAGTTAAGAAAAATAAATCAAACAAAAACCTTGTTACTAGATTTATTGTATCAATTTTGTATGTTTTGTGGCATGCAATTAAAAATGCTAAACGTGCTTTAGTTGATAAAGACCATCGTTTTATCCTTCTTATGCAGTTATTCAACTATAAAAATGTTCATCAAACAACACCTCTCACCTACATGGATCGCTACCCTACAATTTTTTCAGCGTGCCAGGAATATTTTGATGGAAAAGAAAATTTAAAGATTCTCTCGTATGGATGCTCCACTGGAGAAGAAGTATTAACTCTACGTAAATATTTCCCGAATGCACAAATAATAGGTGCAGATATAAACAAAAGAAGCCTTGAAAAATGCAGAATGCTACCAGTAGATGAGAAAATTTCCTTTATTTACTCAACAGCAAATGAAATAAAGAAACATGGAAAATTTGATGCGATTTTTTGTATGGCTGTATTACAAAGAAAACCAAATGAAATTGATGCAAAAGGAATTACAAATTTAAAGAAAATTTATCCCTTTGAAAAGTTCGAAAAACAGATTATTGAGCTTGATGAGTTAGTCAATCCTCAAGGATTATTAGTCGTTCACTTCACGCAATACTCCTTCTTGGATACTGAAGTAGCTTCAAAATATAACACTTTAGGTGATTATAACCAGAATGATTATAGAGCACCGGTTTTTGATAAAAATAGTAGACTAATAAATAATCCACCACTGCAGAAGAGCATCTTCATAAAAGCAACAAAGTAA
- a CDS encoding acyltransferase, whose amino-acid sequence MEITKNDMKVLKGVAILFMLLLHLFARKEINGLYDTYIWINDVPLLYYFALFGDACVPIFCFASGYGLYVNFQKTGNINIKENFIRVIKLLINFWIILVLFVTIGFFLGKEEIYPGTVTDFLLNFFLLSNSYNGAWWFMQTYVLLVIISPIIFMAIKKYNTFMVLGVTGVIYLLSYIQRIKGVLDLGENTPLIISVNAIVLLGTSLLPFIIGAIFVKDRFYSVFVQKVKSYKHKNIIFSLGILLLIIIHSLYESMIIAPITSISFICLFNLMNKNNVFKKILSFCGKHSTNIWLSHMFFYSTIFKEMTFAPRSAILIYIWLLILCIISSCLINLIYYPILSLINKMPRIPRQTKGITSNNL is encoded by the coding sequence ATGGAAATTACTAAAAATGATATGAAGGTACTAAAAGGAGTAGCGATATTATTTATGTTGCTACTTCATTTGTTTGCGAGAAAAGAAATTAACGGACTATATGATACATATATCTGGATTAATGATGTCCCTTTACTTTATTATTTTGCATTGTTTGGTGATGCGTGTGTTCCAATCTTTTGTTTTGCTAGTGGATATGGTTTGTACGTCAATTTTCAAAAAACAGGTAATATAAATATAAAGGAAAATTTTATCAGAGTAATAAAATTATTAATTAATTTTTGGATTATTCTTGTACTATTTGTAACCATTGGATTTTTTTTAGGGAAAGAAGAGATATATCCTGGTACAGTAACTGATTTTCTTCTTAATTTCTTTTTGTTATCTAATTCTTATAATGGTGCCTGGTGGTTCATGCAGACATATGTATTGTTAGTAATAATTTCACCGATAATTTTCATGGCTATTAAAAAGTATAATACTTTTATGGTTCTTGGTGTAACTGGTGTAATTTATCTTTTGAGCTATATTCAGAGAATAAAGGGCGTATTGGATTTAGGTGAAAACACTCCATTGATAATTAGTGTTAATGCAATTGTTTTACTTGGGACTTCTCTTTTACCTTTTATAATAGGAGCCATTTTCGTTAAAGATCGTTTTTATTCAGTATTTGTTCAAAAAGTCAAAAGTTATAAACATAAAAACATAATATTCTCATTAGGGATTTTATTATTAATAATTATCCATTCTCTTTATGAGTCTATGATTATTGCTCCTATTACATCAATAAGTTTTATTTGTTTATTTAATTTGATGAATAAAAATAATGTATTTAAAAAAATACTAAGTTTTTGTGGGAAACATTCAACCAACATTTGGCTCAGTCACATGTTCTTTTATTCAACAATCTTTAAAGAAATGACTTTTGCACCAAGAAGCGCCATTCTAATTTATATTTGGTTATTAATTTTATGTATAATCTCATCCTGTTTAATTAACTTAATTTACTATCCAATTCTTAGTTTAATAAATAAAATGCCAAGAATACCAAGGCAAACAAAAGGGATAACAAGTAATAATTTGTAG
- a CDS encoding acyltransferase, with protein sequence MMLKVPIYTIDSKSFGSQILDFIRFLAAFVVFLFHFYVPLPGYQAVMIFFVLSGYFISSSILRVFIGNKWKWSDYFINRIIRLWIVLLPGLLLTFFWGKLQMNLFGIDQKIQELSGLSTFIGNLFFLQGILVEPYGLNGPLWSLSYEFWYYVLFPILILSIVSKKFLIKLFYLLFFIGISIFIGEKIILYFFVWLVGAIIPFIKPININNKIIKLFLLSVSLGMVIVSFYPHLIFGEKIINQILRDIAIGLTFAILMYLIISIFREPTSRGVKYNISKDLAGFSYTLYVMHYPVANFIFTWLASPYWPFKATPLWIKILFAILVIFYTWFISLLTERHTDNIKKYVSYRINKRRSKAMKNLSF encoded by the coding sequence ATGATGTTGAAAGTACCAATATATACAATTGACAGTAAAAGTTTTGGGTCTCAAATTTTAGATTTTATTAGGTTTCTAGCTGCATTTGTTGTATTTTTATTTCATTTTTATGTGCCATTACCTGGCTATCAAGCAGTAATGATATTTTTTGTATTAAGTGGTTATTTTATTTCTTCATCTATATTAAGAGTATTTATTGGTAATAAATGGAAATGGTCTGATTATTTTATAAATAGAATAATTAGATTGTGGATTGTGCTATTACCTGGTTTATTGTTAACTTTTTTTTGGGGTAAGCTCCAAATGAACTTATTTGGTATTGACCAGAAGATTCAAGAGTTAAGTGGCTTAAGTACCTTTATTGGAAATTTATTTTTTTTACAAGGGATTCTAGTAGAACCCTATGGATTAAATGGACCTCTTTGGAGTTTAAGTTATGAATTTTGGTATTATGTTTTATTTCCGATCCTAATACTTTCTATAGTTTCGAAAAAATTTCTAATAAAGTTATTTTATCTTCTATTTTTTATTGGTATCTCTATTTTTATAGGAGAAAAAATTATACTTTATTTTTTTGTTTGGTTAGTTGGTGCAATTATTCCTTTCATTAAACCAATAAATATCAATAATAAAATAATAAAGTTATTTCTATTATCTGTTTCATTAGGTATGGTTATTGTGTCATTTTATCCACATTTAATATTTGGAGAGAAAATTATCAACCAAATACTAAGAGATATAGCGATTGGGTTAACATTTGCAATTTTAATGTATTTAATTATTTCAATATTTAGAGAACCTACTAGTAGAGGTGTTAAATACAATATTTCAAAGGATTTGGCAGGATTTTCATATACACTATATGTAATGCATTATCCAGTAGCTAATTTTATTTTCACCTGGTTAGCATCACCTTATTGGCCATTTAAGGCAACTCCATTGTGGATCAAAATACTATTTGCTATTCTTGTTATTTTCTATACATGGTTTATTTCTTTATTAACAGAAAGACATACTGATAATATTAAGAAATATGTTTCATATAGAATTAATAAAAGAAGGTCAAAAGCAATGAAAAATCTCTCCTTTTAA
- a CDS encoding GT-D fold domain-containing glycosyltransferase, with the protein MKRIICPPTDAFAKYEEIMGEVCKQSNKKLVLIALGPTATILSYGLAKHGYHHY; encoded by the coding sequence TTGAAAAGAATTATTTGTCCCCCAACTGATGCTTTTGCAAAATATGAAGAAATAATGGGTGAAGTTTGTAAACAAAGTAATAAAAAATTAGTCCTTATTGCACTAGGCCCTACTGCAACTATTTTATCATATGGTCTTGCTAAACATGGATACCACCATTATTAG
- a CDS encoding glycosyltransferase family 2 protein — protein MKPKISIIVPVYNVEKYIHKCVDSILNQTFQDFELILVDDGSPDNCGFICDDFAQKDKRVKVVHKQNGGLSTARNAGMDIAEGEYIGFVDSDDWIEPDMYELLFNLCVENDCEIANCSSIIYFTNKTVVNGSHPLIIQNRHEAMKAMLEGKLYDEVVWTKLIKRNLLTDIRFPEGIVYEDTAFTYKVIHKCKKVCSIGSPKYHYIKRDEGTMGQAKKILEWMQLSFMKKCTNL, from the coding sequence ATGAAACCGAAAATTAGTATTATTGTTCCTGTATATAATGTGGAAAAATATATACATAAATGTGTGGATTCTATACTCAATCAAACATTTCAAGATTTTGAGCTAATTTTAGTTGATGATGGGTCACCTGATAATTGTGGTTTTATATGTGATGACTTTGCTCAAAAGGATAAGAGAGTAAAAGTGGTACATAAGCAAAATGGTGGCTTGTCCACAGCAAGAAATGCAGGAATGGATATTGCAGAGGGAGAATACATTGGATTTGTTGATAGCGATGATTGGATTGAACCAGATATGTATGAATTGCTATTTAATCTGTGTGTAGAAAATGATTGTGAAATAGCTAATTGTAGTAGCATTATTTATTTTACAAATAAAACTGTTGTAAATGGATCGCATCCCCTAATTATTCAAAATAGACACGAGGCAATGAAAGCAATGCTTGAGGGTAAACTATATGATGAGGTGGTATGGACAAAATTAATTAAAAGAAATTTATTGACAGATATTCGGTTTCCAGAAGGAATTGTCTATGAAGATACAGCTTTTACATATAAAGTAATTCATAAATGTAAAAAGGTTTGTAGTATAGGTTCCCCAAAATATCATTACATTAAAAGGGATGAGGGAACAATGGGGCAAGCCAAAAAAATATTAGAATGGATGCAGTTATCATTTATGAAGAAATGTACAAATTTATAG